The nucleotide sequence ttcatgtatatttcaaaaaaaaattaaaattactgaGTTCCAATCCTAACCGGAACAATCTTTGGTCAACTTTACTTAGCGGTCAAACTCCGGATTATGAGGACTTTTTCCTATGAGAACTAGAGggttaagaaaagaaaaggaaaaaacactTTTTGAGGGAAGGAACCACAAGTTTCTCCTGATTTGGTAAAGTGAAACCCTAATTTATGATAATGAGTGCAACTATCTGAAAACAAAAGAGGTAGCTTAATGGAAAAATCTCAACCTAATGTCAAAAAGattgaaggaaaataaaatgatcTAGTTCAACAAATCAGTGAAAATTATAGCTATTTGCAGTCATTTACAAATAGAACAAAACCACAATTGCAATATAACAAGAACAACTAAACAAGACACCCCATGTTATGACATTGatgaagaaataaaatgaaGCAGACCCAGAAAGAGATTTTGAGTAAAGTTCATATCTTTGAAAACTTCACACACGAAAAAACACCAATTGCCATAAACAGAAACCCTAGTTGATGAAATTGAAGAACAAGTGAAATGAAACAGACCCAGATGAAGAATTGAGTAAAGATCATACCTTTGAAAGCTTAATGGAGAAGAAAACGCGTCCCAGATGAAAATGTGAAACGTTGGAAGGTGATAATCGATTTTGTTactatttttcactttttcagGAAAAGAGAAATGTAGAAAGTAAAGAGAAAACAACAAGGTTTGAAAGAGGGGTATGCTTATATATATAAGATCTTAAAAACAACAATGGAGTTGTTACAACATAGTACAACTGTACAAAATGTTACTTGCGAGTTACGAAGAAATGTTTGTGTGTTGAAATTTGTCGATAACTTGCACGCACgaagaaaaaagacaaataatattttggagTTGAGTACGGAAAACGCGGGAACATTGTACTTTCTTTTTCGTAACAATTTTATTTGATGAGAAttattgatcaattttattGATAACTAATCTCTTTTACATAACTTAACCGATTATCTTTTGTGAGATTTTTCTATCGAAACATATCTTTCATTTATAAGATTCCTATGTGaaatattgtttaagaaatttaaatttagtttcATTCGGATAAATGTAATGTTggtgtttttggttttattttagatGATAAtagataattatataaaatttgttttaattaatcttaaatatagggatggcaattggacctaGACCCAATGGGTACCCGTAAAAAATATCCATAATAGGTAGGGTAAAATCCCGTTTTTATGGATATGAGCACAagtaagggtactatactgcccagactcgcaaccccgcatatacatatttatataatatcataaattatttatttattttttatgtataattaattaatttatttagctatttaagcctaaatctaaacttaaaccaaacaactgcttaatacaataacaactccatcatgttggtgtataattttttaaggatattttggatattttctatttgactaaataccacgattcatattattttatgagttaattttaaaaaattgggatcgtagttttatttcatttgtgatgttttttttgttttttcatagttaaagtgcgggtatgggactaaagttgttgcccatgAGGATACGGACACGGGTAcgggtattttttataaatgcgggTATAGGGACGGGCACTATAGTACCTACCTATTGGGTACCCATTGTTATTcctatttaaatattaaagtaaaggagttttttttttatgctttgaATACTAGTGCAATTTTTTAGactaaaataagttaagggtctgtttggaaaaaaaaaaaaaactaagttagcttatagtttataagctcgtttgagaaaaataaatcaattttgtgaAAGTGCATTAGAGCTTAACGCGCAAAGCATTGATTAGTaacaactaacaaaaaaaaggaaaaaggatTGTTGGTTGGACTTGGATGAATAGATTAAGCTCAAAGTAGGTAGCACATGCTTCCACTTTAGGACTTTTGAGAACAAAAAGGgaatgtttttttcatttttgtttgacaAGTTTCAACATGAAAAGGATATATAAggaatcttttttattttttccaaaaattattaCTAGATCTATTTTGATGGATATTTCCCacttaaaataaacaatatcatTAATAACGCAATTAATTAGGGATCTATCTTTTTAGAACAATAGATGTTTGGGACTGGTTAGAACATAAACATTGGGTAGCTTTGCAAGTTTGAGTCTACGTGTGACAACTCTTTCAACGAGAGATGGatatttgattaatattttgtaGCTTTGCTTGACCACGGTTTCAACTTCAACAATCactatgtttatatattttgactatgtttattgtgtttttctttatgACATAGATGCGGGTGCTCTTACTCACTACTATATTTGTACATTTTGAATGatagtagtaatttttttaaacgcCAAATTTGTTAATAATAAGTTCATGAACAAGATGAGCCGAGACCGGCAAGACGGAAACAACAGAGTAAAGGGTGTCGTGCACAGACAAAACATCCAAAAGAAAACTCATACACATCGTACATCAAACAAACATCAATATAAACACCACCCAACTGATGGCCACCATCAACATCAATAAAAACTAACCATCAAAACCAAAGGCAAcaccaaaaatcaattaaaccCCCATACAATTGTGGAAGTCAGAGTCAAGTTCCGAAAACGAACAAGTTCAAACCTCAAACTTCACCTCGAATGACCACATAAACAAGTTCCAGACACCTATCGGAAACAATCAAGTGATAGTActtgtttgaaaaaattaaaaacaagtaaaaaagaagaaaaaaaaacaagttataaAAATGTGAGAACTGTTATCTTTTgatttcagagagagagagagacaagtTATGAAATCTCAAAACGTAGTAGGAGTGTGAGTGCGATACGAATAAGTGAATACgtagaattttgaattttaagatACAATATGTCTCTAGAAGAAAAAATGTTCTATACCTACACTTTGAGTTTGGATGTAATGTTCCAAACTGAGTTggcaagggattgattaggatcCAAATGGaccataatcattttttttgtgtgtgttttttctAATATCAATTCTTATTTTGCTCATTTTTCTCTGTTCAAATTCATCAGCCAAATTGGAGTAAAAATCATCTATATTTGCTTACATAATAATGAGCTCAATTTTTTAATGTCCTTGAGCTACTAAAGGAAACAAGGGAAATTGGCAGACTCATACTCTTAAATCTTGCTCATTGGTGgtgaatattttctttaatacaTGGTTATCTCTTGGTGACAGATGATTAACCATgtgtaatattaaaaaatctgaatgtaaaattaagaaaaattactgcatttatattttaaataattgagtTTTTGTATActtgtataatttttaaattttggaaaTTCGCTTACAATTATTGGTCAGTGGTGCCTACATAATATAGTAGAAAATGTTCCTGCTACACTTACAATTCATGGCCTACGTGCAATTTGTTTGgtctgaaatatatatatatatatatatatatatatatatatatatatatatatatatatagaccaaTGTACAATCAGCGTGACAAAACATAGAAACCAATCACAtgtcaattatcaaatcatcaattaaataaacataattagTGTTCTTTCCTCTTAAATAGTgatagcaccgacacttcataCTAAAAGCATGTCAAATGTTCGATTGTGATTACATTCGATTATTCCATTTTAACTGATTATTATTGGTATCAATGTGTCAGCGACATGTCTAGTAGTGTTCgtgtgtcagtgcttcatagcaCACAACACTCAcacaaattattattggtatcAATTTCTTTTCCATAGAGTGTGGTCTCTTAccaattttgtgtttgtttgacATGCTCCTATCTGAATAATTAGAAAGAAAATCCTGGCTTCTCATGCTGAGACATATAACCTGTTTATTTTGTACTTTCTAAATTCATATCAGAATGGCCTTAACTGAGATAGTCTTTAGAGCAGTTTAGCACATGAAAAAATTTCTCCAGCCATGAAAAATTTAGCTGAGACAACAGTATATCTTACAGAAATTCAGAAGATTACAAAGCAGAAACTAGACAACAAAAAGAAGGgacaaaaaatagaaacatcttggataatcaaaataaatatggaCAGAAAATTTCGCTCTTACGGAAGAGCATGGATGACTGAAAACAATAATTTCTTTTCCAGCATTCAGTTACCAGAAAAAACAATGGATACTCTACAAGAGACAAGAGTTAATGATAACCAAAGTAGTCTTCTCATTTTGCCTTTAGTGAGCCTTTTTTAGATTTCTTTAACTGCCACGGTGGTAAGCAACCTTTATAGTGAGAGTGCAGAAACAATGAAGGCATTGATACTTCCATTTGCGGCATTGAGATTGATGACAGACAACTGAAAGCGGTTCGAAGCCTCTTTTTTTCACTATCACAGCCTTGAAAATCGGGATCATGCTGAACAGTGGAAGTTTTAAGGGCTTCAGGGAGTATGCAATTGCAACAGGAACCTACAATGAAGACAATAATTTCAAATTCTTAGTCAAGGTggtatttgaaattctctaaaacaGAATTCGAAAAAAGTATCTAAACGCGAAAGAGTGTATCTTATATTTGAAAacatgtcatatatatatatatacctattCTTGCAAGACGATTGACCCATTTCGGTATTGAATTCCCTGTTAGCTTGTAACAAATATCTTCACAGAAATGGTTGCAATTCTTCACAATCAAGTGATAACTATCACCATTGTATTTTGCAGACTGGTTCTCCATGAACTCTCGAATCTGGAATGGATCTAAGTTAGTAGTTCCCATGAATATAGACTTCCGGAACTTGAATCCAGGACACTGCCTAGGTTCAACTTCAAATACACCACTTGATGGATAGTCATGGGCTCCAAATGCATATTCTACTCCATAAACTGTCAGCATAGTAACTTCATCTTAGAAAATATTCCAAAGTCCAAAAATAATACTAACTTTCACCATATTAAGAAAAGGAGAACTTAGTTACACCAGATATAAGTAACATGCACATGAATAGATATCCCTTTCTCTAAGTTTTAAAGATATATCAGTTGACACCTTTTCCTATGAATGTGATCAAACATTCATCTAATCTAGACCTTGAAAGTAAGGCTGCATTCTCACTAAATGATCTTAAATTAGTATGCGGGATTAAAggtcttttttttataagccagGATTAAAGGTTATTTCTTAGTCCATGATAATTAGAGGTTAGGTAAGCTAATAAAAAgtctgtttgaattgacttatttgagcttatatacTGATATAAGCACTTGTGtgactgtttgggagagcttaCGTATATAGCTTATGACAAgtcaataagttgttttcagcttatttccataagttctccaagatagcttatgaaaacaacctATACCTTGTATGAAACGGTTTGACTTTAggttatcttttgttatagaaattgtATACACACAAGCGCTCGTGCTATAAGCACTTCAGTTGTTTATACAAATAGAGCCAAATTTGAAATATGAGTTACATGAACATACAAAAACAACTAAGCCTTATCCCACAAGTGGAGTTGAGTATTTAGATCAGATGTTGTAATTAAACGATCAAACAATACCATAAACCAAATAATGTAAGTTCATGGAAAGGGAAGTTGGTAGCTTGGAAACAGTAACATAATATGTTGGGGAGAGCCTATAAAAACAGCTAACGccatgtccataagctgttttcagcttatttccgtAAGCACTaaaagatagcttatgaaa is from Medicago truncatula cultivar Jemalong A17 chromosome 1, MtrunA17r5.0-ANR, whole genome shotgun sequence and encodes:
- the LOC25482693 gene encoding deSI-like protein At4g17486, with protein sequence MKSGFKNGWPSIVRLRLKDKSVTPFCIFSKVKSAGNIPGNTPVYLNVYDLTTVNGYMYWAGVGIFHTGVEVYGVEYAFGAHDYPSSGVFEVEPRQCPGFKFRKSIFMGTTNLDPFQIREFMENQSAKYNGDSYHLIVKNCNHFCEDICYKLTGNSIPKWVNRLARIGSCCNCILPEALKTSTVQHDPDFQGCDSEKKRLRTAFSCLSSISMPQMEVSMPSLFLHSHYKGCLPPWQLKKSKKGSLKAK